The region CGCCTACTTCGCGGGCCGTCTGCGCGACGAGCGGATGCCGCTCGCCGGCCTGGTGCTCAACCGGGTGCACCGACCGGTGGTGCCCGAGCTGGACGCCGAGCAGAGCCGGGTCGCCGCCGAGCGGCTGACCGAGCTGGGTGGGCACGAGGCCACCGTCGACGTGTTGCGGGCGCACGCGGCGCTGGCCCGCCAGGCGGTACGCGAGCAGCAGGTCGCCGCGCGTTTCACCGAGGCGTTCCCGGCGGTGCCCGCGGTGTCGGTGACGGCTCAGCCCGCCGACGTACACGACGTCGACGGGCTGCGGACGATCGGCGCGGCGATCAGCCGGCCGTGACCGGCGTCAGTTGGTAGCGCTGACCAGGATCTTGTCCTTGCCGGTCTTGTCCTTGCTGTTCTTCTTCATCGCGGCCTCGAACATCTTGCGCCAGCTCGTCACCTGCGGGTGACGACGCAGCAGCGCCCGCCGTTCGCGTTCGGTCATGCCACCCCACACACCGAACTCGATCCGGTTGTCCAGCGCGTCGGCCAGGCACTCGTACCGAACTGGGCAGCTCCGGCAGATCCGCTTCGCCACGTTCTGTTCGGCGCCCTGTACGAACAACGCGTCCGGGTCCCCGTTCTGACATGCCGCCAGTGACGGCCAGTCAGTGATCATGCCCATGTGTACACGTCCCCCCTTGCAGTACCTACCGACCTCGTCGATGCACGTCAGCCGGCAATTCCCCCCGATCGCCCGGCCTGCCTTCCCCAAGGCGGCGCGGACGACATCTGGCCTTGTCGCCGCCTCCATCATGCTCTGTAGTCGACCGATTACGCAACGTTGTCGGCCAAATCCATCATTCCGGACACTCCCGGCTTCCCGGGCCTTCGACCGCCGGTTACCCCGCCCAGGTCGGCGATAACGCTGCGCCGCCTCGCTGAATCGGAGGAGACTCACGCCAGGTCACACGCAACCAAGCACCGGGGGTCGTGCGTTTAGCACAACGAGGGCAGCGCGCGCAGGAAATGGGGAAAGAACGCCCCAGCGCCCCTCGTTCCCTACTCGCGTACCCTGTCGAGGTGACCTGGATGCGGAAACGTGACCACAATGTGCTGACCAACGCCGCATCGCTACTCGTGTGTGGCCTGTTGGCCGGCGTGGTGGTCGCTGCGGCGGCCTTCCCCGCGGTGGCGATGTCCGGCTTGGCCGCCAAGGCCGGCGCCGAGACATTCGGCGCCCTGCCCACAGAGCTGACGGTGGCCCGCGCGCCACAGATCAGCTACCTGTTGGCCTCCGACGGCAAGACACCGCTCGCGACGATGTACGACGAGAACCGGCGCGACGTGAAGCTCGCCGACATCTCGCCGTACATGCAGAAGGCCATCATCGCGGCCGAGGACCACGACTTCTACAAGCACAACGGCGTCGACATCAACGGTGTCGCCCGCGCGTTCGTCAACAACCAGAACGAGGGCGCCGGCCGGCAGGGCGCGTCGACGCTGACGATGCAGTACGTCCGGCTGGCCATCGCCTACTCGGCCACCCACCCGGCCGACGTGGTGGCGGCGACCGAGGACACCAGCGCCCGCAAGCTCCGCGAGATGCGGCTGGCCCTCCAGGTCGACAAGGAGTTCTCCAAGGACGAGATCCTCACCCGCTACCTCAACCTCGCTTCGTTCGGCAACGGCGCGTACGGCATCTTCGCCGCCAGCCAGGTCTACTTCGGTAAGCCGCCGAGCAAGCTCAAGATCGAGGAAGCGGCGCTGCTGGCCGGCATGGTCAAGGCGCCGACGACGAACGACCCGACCACCAAGGCCGGCTACCCGCTCGCCCTGGAACGGCGCGACTACGTCATCGACAACATGGTCGAGATCAAGGCCATCACGCAGCAGGAGGCCGACGCCGCCAAGGCCGTCAAGCTCGAGGTGAAGGACAAGCGCACCCCGAACGGCTGCGTCTCCGCCAACGTCAACAGCTGGGGCTTCTTCTGCGACTACTTCTACCGCTGGTGGATGGATCAGGAGACGTTCGGCTCCACCACGTACGACCGCGAGCGTCGTCTGAAGAGCGGCGGCTACACCGTCGTCACCTCGATCGACGTCCAGGCGCAGAAGGCCGCGGACAGGGCGGTCCGCAAGGCCAAGAGCGAGAACAGCAAGGAAGCCGCCATGGTCGCGGTGGTCGAGCCCGGCACCGGCCGGGTCCGGGCGCTAGCGGTGAACCGGCAGTTCAAGCTGGACGATCCGAATAACCCGAAGAACAAGATCTCCAGCGACCCGGCGAAGAGCAAGAAGAAGATCCGGGGCAACTACCCGGCCACGGTGAACCCGCTGCTCACCGGTGGCGATGGCATCACCGGCTACCAGGCCGGCTCGACCTTCAAGATCTTCACCATCGTGGCGGCGCTGGAGAAGGGCATCCCGCTCAGCTACAGCATCAACGCGCAGAAGCAGTTCAAGTCGGAGTACATCATCCGGCCTGGCCCGGCGGCCTGCCCGGGGACCAGCTTCTACTGCCCCACCAACTCCACCGACAGCATGGCCGGCCCGCACAACATGTGGAGCGCGTTCGGCCGCTCGGTCAACACCTACTTCGTGCCCCTGCAGCAGCAGGTCGGTGCGGAGAACGTGGTCAAGGCCGCGAAGCGGCTGGGCATCAACTTCCGGTCCCAGGAGGACCTGGACCTGGAGAAGGGTGCGCACCAGTGGGGTGCGTTCACCCTGGGCGTCTCGCAGACCACCCCGCTCGACCTGGCCAACGCCTACGCCACCCTCGCCGCGGACGGCAAGTACTGCGAACCGATCCCGGTGCAGGAGATCCGCGACCCGGAGGGCAACAAGCTGGACATCGCCAACCCGCGGTGCGAGAAGCGGTTCAGCACCGACGTGGCCCGCGCCGCCGTGGACGCCGCCCGCTGCCCGGTCGGTGACAAGTCGTCGTCCTCGAAGTGCACGGGTGCCACCGCCGGCAACGTCCGCAACGACGTCGGTTACCCGGTGGCCGGCAAGTCCGGCACCACCGACTCGGAGAAGACCGCCGCGCTGGTCGCGATGACCAAGCAGTACTCGGT is a window of Micromonospora sp. WMMD961 DNA encoding:
- a CDS encoding WhiB family transcriptional regulator; its protein translation is MGMITDWPSLAACQNGDPDALFVQGAEQNVAKRICRSCPVRYECLADALDNRIEFGVWGGMTERERRALLRRHPQVTSWRKMFEAAMKKNSKDKTGKDKILVSATN
- a CDS encoding transglycosylase domain-containing protein — encoded protein: MRKRDHNVLTNAASLLVCGLLAGVVVAAAAFPAVAMSGLAAKAGAETFGALPTELTVARAPQISYLLASDGKTPLATMYDENRRDVKLADISPYMQKAIIAAEDHDFYKHNGVDINGVARAFVNNQNEGAGRQGASTLTMQYVRLAIAYSATHPADVVAATEDTSARKLREMRLALQVDKEFSKDEILTRYLNLASFGNGAYGIFAASQVYFGKPPSKLKIEEAALLAGMVKAPTTNDPTTKAGYPLALERRDYVIDNMVEIKAITQQEADAAKAVKLEVKDKRTPNGCVSANVNSWGFFCDYFYRWWMDQETFGSTTYDRERRLKSGGYTVVTSIDVQAQKAADRAVRKAKSENSKEAAMVAVVEPGTGRVRALAVNRQFKLDDPNNPKNKISSDPAKSKKKIRGNYPATVNPLLTGGDGITGYQAGSTFKIFTIVAALEKGIPLSYSINAQKQFKSEYIIRPGPAACPGTSFYCPTNSTDSMAGPHNMWSAFGRSVNTYFVPLQQQVGAENVVKAAKRLGINFRSQEDLDLEKGAHQWGAFTLGVSQTTPLDLANAYATLAADGKYCEPIPVQEIRDPEGNKLDIANPRCEKRFSTDVARAAVDAARCPVGDKSSSSKCTGATAGNVRNDVGYPVAGKSGTTDSEKTAALVAMTKQYSVAGIMADPDWPQTNVKMKHAEKDGINPPVWETLRDAMKGKPKINFEPPGQKISEGDQRSIPDVKCISVDQAKSRLKGAGFEPVVSSAKVPSSCKAGDAAGTSPDGRTIKGGLVSIQVSSGSGAPGNTGGTPGNPPGNQPGGRPGGRPGG